A genome region from Oncorhynchus gorbuscha isolate QuinsamMale2020 ecotype Even-year linkage group LG26, OgorEven_v1.0, whole genome shotgun sequence includes the following:
- the LOC124015826 gene encoding zinc finger protein 180-like, translating into KEEDVTVKEEEKEEDVTVKEEEDVTVKEEDAVFGVKEEEEEITISSKKEEKEEEEEETGFLGPISQRHLKALNGSNDECALINTRERRDYHGSSGEPQQPHDADKAEKSLSRSKHPKKHLQRPTGKRIHCCSDCGKCFVSSGCLKSHQRTHTGEKPYGCDQCGRRYVTSSGLTKHQRTHTGEKPYNCIQCGKSFTQSSSLILHQRTHTGEKPYSCIQCGKSFTQSFSLILHQRTHTGEKSYICAQCGKRFASSADIKIHQKIHTGERPFSCSDCGKSFVRSGQLKSHQRTHTVEKPYSCNQCGKSFTQSGNLISHQRRHTGEKPYSCDQCGKRFTQSGNLVSHQRTHTGNKPFSCDECGKSFTTSNHLIVHQRTHTGEKPHCCDQCDKRYSDKRSLIKHQKIHT; encoded by the exons aaagaggaggatgttacagtaaaagaagaggagaaagaggaggatgttacagtaaaagaagaggaggatgttacagtaaaagaagaggaTGCGGTatttggagtgaaagaggaggaggaggagattacTATTTCATCGAAAAAGGAggaaaaagaagaggaggaggaggaaactggATTTCTAGGACCGATTTCCCAACGGCATCTTAAGGCATTGAATGGTTCTAACGATGAATGTGCCCTGATTAAcacta gagagagacgtgactatcatggatcctctggggagcctcaacaacctcatgaCGCTGAcaaggcagagaagagtctctccagatcaaaACACCCCAAGAAACACCTGCAGAGACCCACAGGGAAGAGAAttcactgctgctctgactgtggaaagtgTTTTGTTTCTTCAGGATGTTTaaaatcacaccagagaacacacacaggagagaaaccttatggttgtgatcaatgtgggaggagATATGTTACTTCTAGTGGGCTGACTAAACACCAGAGAacgcacacaggagagaaaccgtaTAACTGTattcaatgtgggaagagttttactcagtcaTCCAGCCTGATATtacatcagagaacacacacaggagagaaaccttatagctgtattcaatgtgggaagagttttactcagtcaTTCAGCTTGAtattacaccagagaacacacacaggagagaaatcttataTCTGTGCGCAATGCGGGAAGAGATTCGCCTCCTCAGCAGACATTAAAATTCACCAGAaaatccacacaggagagagaccttttagctgctctgactgtggaaagagttttgttCGCTCAGGACAATTaaaatcacaccagagaacacacacagtagagaaaccttatagctgtaatcaatgtgggaagagttttactcagtcaggcaacctgatatcacaccagagaagacacacaggagagaaaccttatagctgtgatcaatgtgggaagaggttTACTCAGTCAGGCAACCTGGTATCACAccaaagaacacacacaggaaataaACCTTTTAGCTGTGAtgaatgtggaaagagttttactacATCTAACCATCTTAttgtacaccagagaacacacacaggagagaaacctcattgctgtgatcaatgtgacaagagatactctgataaaagatcactgatcaaacatcagaaaatacatacaTGA